A region of Saccharomyces kudriavzevii IFO 1802 strain IFO1802 genome assembly, chromosome: 14 DNA encodes the following proteins:
- the NCE103 gene encoding carbonate dehydratase NCE103 (similar to Saccharomyces cerevisiae NCE103 (YNL036W); ancestral locus Anc_2.275), with product MSAPQSSSIFTLSHDSNLQDILDANSKWASQMNIVQPTLFPDHNGKGQSPHTLFIGCSDSRYNENCLGVLPGEVFTWKNVANICHSEDLTLKATLEFAIICLKVNKVIICGHTDCGGIKTCLTNQREALPEANCSHLYKYLDDIDTMYHEESQNLVHLKTKREKSHYLSHCNVKRQFNRIIENTTVQTAVQNGEVQVYGLLYNVEDGLLQTVSTYSNAIPKQP from the coding sequence ATGAGCGCTCCCCAATCCTCTTCCATATTCACATTGAGCCACGACTCAAACCTACAAGATATCTTGGATGCCAACAGCAAATGGGCCTCTCAGATGAATATCGTTCAACCAACTTTGTTCCCTGATCATAATGGTAAGGGCCAGTCCCCTCACACTCTTTTCATCGGCTGTTCCGATTCGCGTTATAACGAAAACTGTTTAGGCGTCTTGCCCGGCGAAGTTTTTACCTGGAAAAACGTCGCTAATATATGTCATTCAGAGGATTTGACTTTGAAGGCCACTTTGGAGTTCGCTATTATCTGTTTGAAAGTGAACAAGGTCATCATTTGTGGCCACACCGATTGTGGGGGTATCAAGACATGTTTAACCAACCAAAGAGAAGCTCTGCCCGAGGCCAATTGTTCACACCTTTATAAGTACTTGGATGACATTGATACCATGTACCATGAAGAGTCGCAAAACTTAGTCCATCTGAAAACAAAACGTGAGAAATCTCATTATTTGTCGCATTGCAACGTCAAAAGGCAGTTTAACAGAATAATTGAGAACACCACCGTGCAAACCGCTGTACAAAATGGAGAAGTGCAAGTATACGGCCTGCTTTACAACGTAGAAGATGGTCTACTGCAAACTGTTAGCACATACTCAAACGCCATTCCAAAACAACCTTAG
- the IDH1 gene encoding isocitrate dehydrogenase (NAD(+)) IDH1 (similar to Saccharomyces cerevisiae IDH1 (YNL037C); ancestral locus Anc_2.278) yields the protein MLNRTIAKRTLATAAQAERTLPKKYGGRFTVTLIPGDGVGKEITDSVRTIFEAERIPVDWETINIKQTDHKEGVYEAVESLKRNKIGLKGLWHTPADQTGHGSLNVALRKQLDIYANVALFKSLKGVKTRIPDIDLIVIRENTEGEFSGLEHESVPGVVESLKVMTKPKTERIARFAFDFAKKYNRKAVTAVHKANIMKLGDGLFRNIITEIGQTEYPDIDVSSIIVDNASMQAVAKPHQFDVLVTPSMYGTILGNIGAALIGGPGLVAGANFGRDYAVFEPGSRHVGLDIKGQNVANPTAMILSSVLMLNHLGLNENATRISKAVHETIAEGKHTTRDIGGSSSTTDFTNEVINKLSTMQ from the coding sequence atgcttAACAGAACCATTGCTAAAAGAACTTTAGCTACGGCAGCTCAGGCAGAACGGACCCTACCCAAGAAATACGGTGGTCGTTTTACCGTCACTTTGATACCAGGTGATGGTGTCGGAAAGGAAATCACCGACTCAGTGAGAACTATCTTCGAGGCTGAAAGGATCCCGGTCGATTGGGAGACCATAAATATCAAACAGACCGATCACAAAGAGGGCGTCTATGAAGCCGTcgaatctttgaaaaggaacaagATTGGCCTGAAGGGGTTATGGCACACTCCTGCTGACCAAACAGGCCATGGTTCGCTAAACGTTGCTTTGCGTAAACAGCTAGACATCTATGCCAATGTAGCCCTATTCAAATCCTTAAAGGGTGTCAAGACCAGAATTCCGGACATAGATCTGATCGTCATTAGAGAGAACACAGAAGGTGAGTTCTCAGGTCTAGAACACGAATCCGTCCCAGGTGTAGTGGAATCCTTGAAGGTTATGACCAAGCCCAAGACGGAAAGGATCGCCAGATTCGCCTTTGATTTTGCCAAAAAATACAACAGAAAAGCTGTTACCGCTGTGCATAAGGCAAATATCATGAAATTAGGAGACGGCCTTTTCAGAAATATAATCACTGAAATCGGTCAGACAGAGTATCCTGACATTGATGTCTCGTCCATCATCGTCGACAATGCCTCCATGCAGGCAGTGGCCAAACCCCACCAATTCGATGTGTTGGTTACCCCTTCAATGTACGGTACTATCTTAGGTAACATCGGTGCTGCTTTGATCGGTGGCCCAGGCCTGGTGGCAGGTGCCAATTTCGGTAGGGACTACGCCGTTTTCGAACCAGGTTCCAGACACGTCGGTTTGGACATCAAGGGTCAAAACGTGGCCAACCCCACTGCTATGATTCTCTCTTCGGTGTTAATGTTAAATCATCTGGGTTTGAATGAGAATGCCACCAGGATCTCAAAGGCTGTTCACGAAACCATTGCAGAAGGTAAACATACCACTAGAGATATAGGTG